From Triticum aestivum cultivar Chinese Spring unplaced genomic scaffold, IWGSC CS RefSeq v2.1 scaffold280224, whole genome shotgun sequence:
ggagagagggagagagagacaccttaggattaaacatattcaagcacattttttttattttgtgtgaacactgaggccatcgccggcgtgggtgagaaggaggataagcggcagcacaaatatgatgcctcgtaAAAATAAAGGAGATGAACCTATTGTGGTTTtggtgatggttgttgggttaagagtgtgtgttatgttttctcccccgttgcaacgcacgggctcttttgctataTATATAAAATGTTTCATTTTTGCAGGAAACACCGTGTCGTTTGATGTATTCAACCCGCGGTCCGAGCAGATTTGTGAAGAGAAAAAAGACCACAAAAGGAGCACGGGCTCGCCTACTCTCCCTCTCGCCCATGGAGTCAtcgtcgccgccaccacccacgccggcCGCTTACGGAGACCTCCGGCGACGCGCAACACGTCCCCGAGCTCCCCATGGTCCGGGCCTCCCTCCCCTCTGGCCGGATTCTCCGCCCCCGTCCTCTACCACCCGGTTGCAACCCCACTCCTGTGGCTAGAGTTTCAGCCAGGGCTTCGCCGGCGAGTCTCCGGCGGCCCCAGGTTCGTCCCTCCTTCCTTCTTGGCCTCCCCCGCCTCCATCTTCCTCCTAGAATTTGAGCAGAAGCGCGTATCGGTGTTGCCCGTCACCCTACTCGCCTCCCTGTCAGATCTCCTACCCCTCATCTCTCTGTGTGTGATTGATCTCGATCAGCCCCCCTTCTCTTGGTGCTGCATAGGGGATAGGTCACTTCTGCGGTGGATACAGGGGTGGTGCTGCAGCCTTGGTTGAACCTAGTTTGTGAGGAGTTCTTGCTCTAGGGAGAGAGCAGAGGGCATGCTAGACGCTGTTGCTGGTGAGATAGTTGAGGATGAGAGAGAGCAGGGAGATGAGAGactgagagagcagagagagagacgATTATTGTTGCACATTTAGATAGATGGATTGATGGAACTGCTACTGGCCGCTACTgctagagagagggagagagagagcagagatgGGAGACAGGGTCCAACGACTACTGATATGCTCTTGTGGATAAAAATGAGataggtgaagaagaagaagagagagagagcagactGATAGAGAAGGCATAGACAGAAGTGTTGGTTGCTTCACATTTACATAGATGTATGGTGCTTCTCCTATGATGTATGCTGCTACTGATTGATGCACATTTAGATAGAGAACAGAGATGTATCTTGCTACTGAAGGTTTTTGTTATTGCTACAGTCCTATCAATCAATGTATTTAAACCTAATAATAAATACTACCCAATTCATATCCAGATGATTTGCATCTGTCATCAAGGAAAAAAGACATCACTGAACCCTTTGTATTCTAATTGTAAGGTTAAATAATTTTGTGTGTTCTAACTCTGCAATAATCTGCAGTTATTCGGATCATCGTCATGTCGCAAGTTTCCGACATCGCTTTACACACCGTGGACTTCACCGGAAATCCGTTTGCACGTACTCCACTGTCCGCCGGAACTTCGTCTACCTGAGGACTGAGGTACATACTACAGTGTAATCAATTTGCATCTGTCATCAACTACTAGTTAAGCTCTGAACAAGTCAATGCCTAAAACACCCTCCTGTCCTCATTACAGGATGTTCCTCAGGAAAAACAATAATTGGAAGTAGCGATCAAATGTGATAATTCTAGCTAAATTTGACAGCTACTGCATTTTAGAAAAATATAAGAAAAGTAAAACTAATATCATGGTGATGGTAGAGAGGTAATTTAATTGACTATTTTGGAAGTAGCAATCAAAGGTGATAAAGCTAGCTAAATTTTATCTAGGAAGAACAGTTGTTGTGTGACAAATACCAGTGCTATATGGTTCCACTCTAAATCTCTGTACTTAATTGGCTGAAGGTTTGCATTAGTGGTTCAGAACAATGTTATATGGTTTCACTCTAAATCTCTTTAGTTAATTGGCTTAAGGTATACATAATTGGTTGGCTGTGAAAATATATATAGTAAATCTTCATATTACAACAGCTTGAAGAGGTTCACAAAAAATTGGTACAGGAGTTGCAACAGTCTTGATCAAGTATTTTGCATTTGTCATCAACTACTACtcccttcgtaaagaaatataagagagaTTAGATCACTCTCTTGATTTTGTGCGCGTTATTCAGTTCTGAAAGTTGATTCAAGTCTAGAAGCTGATTCAAGTCTGTAGTGCTTGAAGTAGATTCATAGAAGCTACACTTCTGTTAGTATGTGAACAGAAAGCTTATCTTATATGTGTGATTGGAGTTGCAGAATATGACTAGGGGAATGATCATAGATGCCAACACCTACAATATGATTTATCTTGATAGAGGTGTAGGGGATTCGTAAgtagttttagttttttttctagatAGCTCAAGCAATTACGCTTCTGCAATCATGAAAAACAAAAGAAGGGACCAGTAGTCAGGTTCCATTAATCCTTCTGTAGGTGTTCTCTTTGATGCATTTCCCCCTTCATTACCAGTACAATGATGCTTTCTCTGTTAAAATCTTGACACTGTGTTATCAATTTCAATAGCTTAATTGATTCTAAGCTCACCAGaagtatttgttcacaaatttgGATGATCTATCTCATATGCTTAAACCTGAACCCTCAATAATGTGGTATTCTTGTGCCAGATTTTTGCCATTCGGTAATAGTTATAATTGCATACTTCCGCACTTATATAGGCACAGGAAAGAAACAGGAAATATTTTCTTACGAGCCTTGTTCTGGACCTGTTCCCACTTATATAGAATATATTTTCTACTGGTTTCATCAAACAAAAAAGTCATAAACATTAAATATTTAATGTTTTATGTCATTCGTACTTTCTAAAATCTTAAACTTTACTGAAATCATCATAGAAATTCCGCAAGTAAGAATATTAAAGGCACCCGTGTCATTCATCGCTACTAGATGATGAATGCTATTGCTATTTTTTTCTCAAAGATGCCTCTTTTTCATTAAGAAGAAAGCTCAATAGACCAAAATTCCATATATTTTCTTCTTTCTTAAGGAAACTGACTACAGGCAGCAATCGCAGATGTTTAGCCTATTTTCAGTTGACAATATACTGAATAATTTGGCAGTGAACAAGTACAGAAAATGTTGTTAAGAAGCGATAGTTTTGAACCTGAGTTTATAAAATAAAATGAACCAATTCGTGTCAAAAATATCTTAGGCATCAAGTCCACCAGGTTTGAGATGTTCACAGAAACATGTCAGTTTCAGGCAACTACAATTCAGAATTGTTTGCCACACTGTAATGTTTCAGGCATTCAGAAACATTTCTCATGATGTTAATATGTTGACTAGGGGCCTTTTGTAGCTACTTTAATGAAAATTTTAGTACCATAGTGGCCTGCTACATATATTAAATTGCAAAGTGAAAGTAAAAAAACTTAGGATTTGGTTGTCTATCCGATCCATCAGTAAGCAAGCAAGGGCCATGTTGTCAAGGAATAGAGTTCAAAAACCATCAATCTCAGGAACACTTTGACAGGGCCATGTTGTCAAGGAATAGAGTTCAAAAACCATCAATCTCAGGAACACTCTGACCATGTATTTGATTCTGTTGAAGGCCCAATATATGATAAGATGCTATTTTCATTTACTAGGCAACCATGAAAAAGTTTATGTCCAATTCATAATTTAAATCAGTCTTGTGTGTTCTTTTATTCAGTTATTATAATTTTACTCCTGTGTGTTCTTTTGTTTAGTTCTGTGAGGAGGAAGGGATTACGTCGATGTGTAATATGTTCTTTGTTCTACAACCATACCTACATGGGATTATAGTTCAGTTAGAAATCTGATATTATTTTCCTCTAGAAATGAGCATTAGCCTTCAAAACAGAAAAGAACTACACAACTGTCCTCCTACTTAATTATTAATCTATATGTTCATTATTACAGTAAGTTTAGAAACTGCATTTGTGTATTTGTACCAAGCTTCCTTGCTCATCTCATTTTGTACCTACCATTTTGTATGTCGGAAAGCAATGGTTTCTATATAGAGCTATAGTTCATCTATATGTTTATGCTGCCTATATATCATTGATGTGTTTCCCTCACCTGCTATTTGAATGACATAATCCTTCATATCTTTCCCAAGTTTTATGCTTAAGCTAACAAGACTCCTCCTTCCTGTAAATATAACTTTGAACAAAGGAAAGCAAGACAGGGCCGCCTTTATATCTTGGGTCACCCTGTAGAAGGGAGCAAGAGTGGGCACatccgagtttagcacatgagagTTTAGATATTCAATCAGTGTTTTGCAATCCATCTCAAGCACCATGGCTTCACCTTCCTCCACACTGTCGGAAACAGGTAACTCACAGTATGTCGACAAATACACTTAGCCTCTGTAATCCCTGGCTACTGCTCCCGCCCATCCCGGGCACTGATCTGCTAAAAACTTGTGTCATTGTTCAACTAGGTCGTGCCATGTTCTGGTGGAGTCCACTGTATGGGTGGCAGTGAAACATGTATTTGCGTGGTAAACGACGGGGTCAGTTGTTCCTTTTCCTTCTCTGAACTCATCTTTTCCATCGCATTGCCTATCTCTTGCTCGTATTTCTGCAGGAAGCTGACAAAATGCAGGACATATTCTTTTCCTTCACGGACTACTACAACACACGGGCATTTTCACGAAGAGAACATAGAGATTTTAAGTTTTTGTAGCCTGCACTAGAGGCTGTAGAGTTCAGTTtttgtaacaacaacaacaacaaagcctttagtcccaaacaagttggggtaggctagagctgaaacccataagatctcgcaaccaactcatggctctggcacatggatagcaagcttccacgcacccctgtccatagctagccctttgtcgatactccaatccttcaggtctctcttaacggactcctcccagaTTCTCTTAGTGTATAGTCTAACTATATAAGGTTATTTTCTATGTGCACATTTGCTTTTTCCATTATTGATCATGTCCTTCTCTATGTGCACTTACATCCTTCTGTTAACAGTTTAGTGATCTAATAATTATTCAGAAGGGACGCTGCATGTTCCTGGATGCATAGCTTTTCTTATATAGATTTTCATTACACTGAGATTTTTTTTAGGGATAACAATGGGATTTAAGATAGTATATTTTTGTAGAATTCTCAAACTGAAATCCTATCAAAACACCTTCGAAGGCCAACATAATGGCACTTAAAATAAATTCTAATCTGCACTCACGCTGCAATCTGGTGCCCATTCTTCTGGTGATTTGGTCAAAGCTACAACCAAGCAAAGATATTTTACATGCTATATGAACTAAGATATGGATTTTGTGTTCCCAGGTCTATAATATCCGTGCTCAACCGGTTCCCGTCAAGCGCTTTCGGCCATGACCTCAAGTTCTGCAGCTAGGCCATGAAGTGTTGGTCCTTCTCACCGTCCACCGATGATGGTGCCCGAGAGAAGTCGGGGAATGAGAAAAGGATGTTGCTGTCATGGTCGTCGAAACGACTTGCCGTGGACGCAGTCACGCACTGGATGCCATCGACGACTAGCCGTGGACAAGCACCTCGCCGCCTCCGCAAAATATGGATGCACGGGATTCTGGTACTAACATTGTGGAGTGTGTGCTATTTCGGTGTTGTGACTTATACACTCTGTGGAAGAAACCCCCGGCTTGATTTACAGGTGATGCTGATTTGTCTGGGATCTACTTCCGATAGATCAATTTGGTTTGTTGGCTGCTGAGTGGCTTCATGTGATGCTATAGTGAGCATCACATGAAGCCATCCAGCAGCCAACAAAGCCCAGAGCTACACGTATGTACTATAACATGGCCCCAGAGCTACACGTATGTACCGTAATGTTACATCTTTCGATTTTGACGTTAATATTGACTCCTTGATCCAGT
This genomic window contains:
- the LOC123175786 gene encoding uncharacterized protein, producing the protein MVVGLRVCVMFSPPLQRTGSFAIYIKCFIFAGNTVSFDVFNPRSEQICEEKKDHKRSTGSPTLPLAHGVIVAATTHAGRLRRPPATRNTSPSSPWSGPPSPLAGFSAPVLYHPVATPLLWLEFQPGLRRRVSGGPSYSDHRHVASFRHRFTHRGLHRKSVCTYSTVRRNFVYLRTEESKTGPPLYLGSPCRREQEWAHPSLAHESLDIQSVFCNPSQAPWLHLPPHCRKQVVPCSGGVHCMGGSETCICVVNDGVYNIRAQPVPVKRFRP